The genomic window ATCGGCTTTAAATATTTACCTGTGTACGACTCTCTCACTTGTACTACTTCCTCAGGAGTACCTGTTGCAACAATCGTGCCTCCCTTGTCGCCCCCCTCTGGCCCAAGATCAACAATATAGTCGGCTGCTTTTATAACATCTAAGTTGTGTTCAATAACTAAAACGGTATCTCCATTTTCAACTAATCTTTGAAGCACGATGAGCAATCGCGAAATATCATCAACATGTAACCCAGTTGTTGGTTCATCTAGAATGTACAAGGAACGGCCAGTTGAGCGACGATGAAGCTCGGACGCAAGCTTCACACGCTGAGCCTCTCCCCCTGACAAAGTAGTAGCTGGCTGACCGAGTGTAATATAGCCAAGGCCTACATCGTACAATGTTTCTAGCTTTCGGCGAATTTTCGGGATATTTTCGAAAAATGACACAGCGTCCTCCACCGTCATATTTAAAATATCAGAAATGTTTTTATCCTTGTATTTCACTTCAAGTGTTTCACGGTTGTAGCGTTTTCCATGACACACCTCACACGGTACATATACATCCGGTAAGAAATGCATTTCAATTTTGATAATACCGTCACCACGACACGCTTCACAGCGACCACCTTTAACATTAAAGCTAAAGCGACCTTTTTTATATCCACGAACCTTCGCTTCATTCGTAGTCGCATACACATCACGAATATCATCAAACACACCTGTGTATGTAGCAGGGTTTGATCGTGGTGTTCTCCCAATTGGTGACTGATCAATATCAATAACTTTATCTAAATGCTCTACGCCCTTAATACTTTTATGAGCACCCGGCTTGCTTTTCGCCTTGTGCAGCTTCATCGCTAACGACTTATGCAGTATTTCATTGATTAGCGTACTTTTCCCAGAGCCTGACACACCTGTAACCGCGACAAACATACCTAGCGGAAACTTCACCTTCACGCTCTTTAGATTGTTTTCTTTAGCTCCGACAATTTCAATAAAACGTTCATCTGGTTTACGGCGCTCATCGGGTAACGGAATAAACCTTTTACCTGATAAATACTGACCGGTTAACGAGTTAGGATCATTCATAACATCCTTCGGTGTTCCTTGTGAGACAATTTCGCCACCATGTACACCAGCACCAGGGCCGATATCAATCAAATGATCAGCGGCAAGCATCGTATCTTCATCATGCTCTACAACAATAAGCGTATTACCAATGTCACGCATATTTTGCAGTGTCTGAATGAGACGGTCATTGTCGCGCTGATGCAATCCAATCGACGGCTCATCTAAAATATATAAAACACCAGTTAGCCTTGACCCGATTTGAGTGGCCAACCGAATTCGTTGTGCCTCACCACCGGAAAGTGTGCCCGCTGCACGATTTAACGTCAAATAATCAAGCCCGACATTAATTAAAAAGCTCAGTCGTTCTTGAATTTCTCGTAAAATCATGTAAGCAATTTTAGCATCTTTTTCAGATAGCTTTAGAGATTGAAAAAACTCAGATGCTTCTGTAATAGAAAATTGCGTTACGTGTCCAATATGGTGCTCCTGGATTAACACAGCAAGTGACTCTCGCTTTAAACGATTGCCTTTACACGTATGACAATCATGCTGCGCCATGTATTTTTCCATTTGCTCACGAATATAATCAGAGCTTGTTTCGTGATAACGACGATTTACATTTGATAACACACCTTCAAAGGTAATATAATTCTCGCGCACTTGACCGAAATCATTTTCATAACGGAAATAAATTTCTTCGCCATTGCTGCCATATAAAACCTTATCTAACAGGTGCTGCGGAAGCTCTGAGATAGGTACATCCATATCAATGCCATAATGATTACATACCGCTTGCAATAGCTGCGGATAATACTGTGAACTCGTTGGTTCCCACGGTGCAATCGCATGACCATGTAAAGAAAGCTCTTTATTCGGTATAACTAAGTCGATATCGACCTCAAGCTTCGAGCCTAAACCATCGCAATCAGGACATGCTCCGAACGGACTATTAAAAGAGAACATCCGCGGTTCAAGCTCACCAATTGAGAAGCCACAATGTGGACATGCATGAAGCTCGCTAAACAAAAGCTCTTCTTCACCCATCACATCGATAAGCACACGGCCTTCTCCTAGCTTCAGCGCTGTTTCTAACGAATCACTCAGGCGAGCCGCTACCCCTTCTTTTATAACAATACGGTCCACAACTACTTCGATACTGTGCTTTTTATTTTTTTCTAATTCAATATCATCGGACAGCTCAAGCATCTCGCCATTGACTCTAACACGTACATAGCCTTGCTTCTTTATATCTTCAAATACTTTCACATGTGTCCCTTTACGTCCTTGTACGAGAGGAGCTAGCACTTGTATTTTTGTTCGCTCAGGATACATAACAATACGATCTACCATTTGCTCAATCGTTTGTGAAGTTATTTCGATGTTATGTATCGGACATGTCGGCCGTCCTATTCTTGCAAACAATAAACGTAAATAATCATATATTTCTGTTACCGTCCCAACAGTCGAACGAGGATTTCGACTCGTTGTTTTTTGGTCTATCGAAATGGCGGGAGACAAGCCATCAATTGCATCAACATCCGGCTTGTCCATTTGCCCTAAAAACTGACGTGCATACGCAGACAGAGACTCGACATAGCGTCGCTGTCCTTCCGCATAAATCGTATCAAACGCTAAGGACGACTTACCTGACCCTGAAAGACCTGTCAATACAACAAGCTGATCGCGTGGGATTGTAACATCAATATTTTTCAAATTGTGTGCGCGCGCACCTTTTATGACCAATTTATCCATCGGCATTGCTTAGTCATCCTTCCAATCGGTTGTCTTACCCTTGAGATTTTAATTCGAATATTACATCACGAAGCTCTGCCGCCTTCTCAAAGTCAAGCGCTTTAGCAGCATCCTTCATTTCGCGTTCAAGCTCTGCGAGTACTTTTTCTCGCTCAGCTTTTGAAAGCTTCCCTGCTTTCGGCTTATCACCATAGCCCTCGGTATCTTCGGCAGCATGTGTGGCACGAATGACATCACGAATATCCTTTTTAATAGTTTGCGGTGTAATACCATGCTTTTCGTTATGCTCTTCTTGCATAGTACGGCGGCGTTGTGTCTCATCTAACGCAATTCTCATTGATTTAGTAATCTTGTCCGCATACATAATAACGTGACCATTTGCATTACGAGCTGCACGTCCAATCGTTTGAATGAGTGATCGCTCTGCACGTAAAAATCCTTCTTTATCGGCATCTAAAATCGCCACGAGCGACACCTCTGGGATATCCAGTCCTTCGCGGAGTAAGTTAATGCCTATTAGTACATCGTACTTACCGATACGTAAGTCACGAATAATCTCAATTCGTTCTAACGTGTTAATTTCTGAATGCAAATAGGATACCTTCATACCAATATCCTTCAAATAATCCGTTAAATCCTCCGACATCTTCTTCGTTAATGTCGTCACCAGCACGCGCTCATTACGCTCAACACGCTGATGAATTTCTCCCACCAAATCATCTATTTGCCCTTCAATCGGGCGCACGTCAATCGTTGGATCAAGCAAGCCAGTTGGACGAATAATTTGTTCAATCATCTCTGGTGAGTGCTCAATCTCATATGGACCAGGCGTAGCAGATATGTAGACGACTTGATTAATATGCTCTTCGAACTCGTTAAATTTCAGTGGACGGTTATCCATCGCAGATGGTAAGCGGAAACCATGATCCACTAATACTTGCTTACGCGCTTGGTCACCATTATACATTCCACGAACCTGTGGTAGCGTAACGTGTGATTCATCTATTACAATTAAAAAATCATCTGGGAAGAAGTCTAGTAATGTATACGGTGTAGAACCTGGTGGACGCAATGTTAGGTGACGAGAGTAGTTTTCAATCCCTGAACAAAAGCCCATCTCTCGCATCATTTCAAGATCATAGCGTGTCCGCTGTTCCAAGCGCTGCGCTTCAAGAAGCTTGCCGTTCTCATGAAGCTCTGCTAACCGTTCTTCGAGCTCTTTTTCAATATTTTTAATAGCCTGTTGCATTTTTTCTTCACGTGTAACGAAGTGGGACGCTGGGAAAATTGCTACATGCTCTCGTTCACCTAAAATCTCTCCTGTTAACGCATCTACTTCACGAATACGATCAATTTCATCACCAAAAAATTCAATTCGAATACAATGCTCGTCACGAGAGGCCGGGAATATTTCCACGACATCACCACGGACACGAAACGTCCCACGGTGGAAATTAATATCGTTTCGTTCGTATTGAATATCAACGAGCTTACGCAGTAGTTGATTTCGTTCAACCTCCATCCCAACGCGTAATGAAGCGACTAAATCACTATATTCCTCCGGTGACCCTAAGCCATATATACAGGAAACACTAGCAATAATAATCACGTCACGACGTTCAAACAACGAAGTCGTCGCTGAGTGACGCAGCTTGTCTATTTCATCATTAATACTTGCATCTTTTTCAATAAATGTATCCGTCGATGGTACATAAGCCTCTGGCTGATAGTAATCGTAATAACTTACAAAGTACTCCACCGCATTATTAGGAAAAAACTCTTTAAATTCACTATACAACTGTCCAGCAAGTGTTTTATTATGTGCAATAATCAGAGTTGGTCTGTTTACCTCTTTAATTACATTTGAAATAGTAAATGTCTTACCTGTACCTGTCGCACCTAACAATGTTTGATGCTTTTTGCCAGCATGCAAGCCGTTCACTATTGCTTCAATCGCTTTAGGCTGATCCCCTTGAGGACTGTACTTCGAAACTAATTCAAACCGGTCCTTCACTCGAATTCCCTCCATTCGAGAAGATTTTGTACTCACATTGTACCACAAATATACAAAAAACAAACAAAAAAGCGAACTGACATTCTAATCTTGACAAAAATAATAATATGTGTTTTATTCCGAGCTTCTATTCTCGACAGAAGACAACAAATTCAGTCGGTATTTTTTAAAATTTTGACATTTTTGACAACAAAACATGATAAAATATTTGTATGTTGAAGAATGATAGTTTTTAGCTGATGGAAGTACTCAATGTAAGATAAATGGAGGCTCTATCCGGGGGTGAATGACCGTATAAATGGATACGCTTACAAATTTATATCATATGATTTAAGGATTTTGTCCTTAGCTTTTATGAGGTTAGTCTTACAGTTAAATGTTTCTGCGTAAAAACTCTAGATTTCTGCGTTAATTGGAGGCTATACTCCGTAAAAGTTCTATAGTTCTGCGTAAATCGGAGGCTGTACTGCGTAAAGACTCTAAGTTTTTGCGAAAATCGGAGGCTGTACTGCGTAAAAGTTCTACATTTCTGCGTAACATAGAAGTAATTGAGCTAACCAAACACCTACCTCTGTGAGAATACATATGATCCCTAGCATTCTTAAATCAAGTAAAGATGTTCTCAGGACTTAACACTATTAATTAAATAGCAACAAGATTTGTCTTTATTTCTTTTTGCCTTTTAACACCTGTTTACGTGAATATAAAAAGCCAACGGTCATAGAAGCCATGTCTATCCACATGATCGTCCAAGTGTAAGTATGTATTTTAATAAAAGAAACTAAAAGTAGCGTAGCTGTTAGTGCTAAGCCAACATAGTGATTATATGTCACTCTAGTAAACAAGATAACTAGCAAACACGGAACAAAAATCGCTAACACAATACTTAACATGATATGCCCACTCCTTACTATACTTACTAACATAATAGCAGATTTGCAATATTTGTTACACGACGAACTTCTTGAAATTTTTTCACGTAAAAAAAACTACATTTTGCATGTTACATAGGAGGGATTTCTTTGGACTTTACTCATGATAGAAATAAACTTGTTACAATAATCCTTTGGGCATCATTCGCTATTGGACTTATTAGCACTTTTACTAGTGGTGTTGAAACAAAAGCGCTGCTGACATTTGTCATAACAGGCATAGTAGTAGTAGCTGTTGCAACGTTATTCACGTATAAAAAGTGGCTTACAGCATACGTACAATACTTTGTGTTAATCGGTCTCACTGTTCTTTTTTATTTAATGGCCATGAGTTCACCGAAGCTATCAAATTATTTATTAATCTATTTCTTAATAGCTATTATGATGCTTTACCATAACCTTAAATCATTAGTAGCGGCAAGTGTAGTGGGCCTCGTGCTGTCAAACTATTTTTTCCTTACTCTTAATGAGGAAATGTTTTATGGAGCGGATACGAATATTCTCATTTCACTTAATGCTTTATTCATTGTGATCGCAATCGTGTTAATTGCGCAAACGCGCATAAGCTCTAAGATGATGCAGGACATGCACGCATCCCAGCTTGATTCAGAAGCTAGTAAAAAACAGGCTGAAAGTATGCTTCAAAACGTAAAAGAATCTGTTCAAGTGCTTAACAGTTTTAGTGAGCAGTTTAAAACAAACATTACAAAGACAACAAATATTTCGCGTGAATTAACAACTGCTTTTACAGAGATAACAAGAGGCATTGAAGCGCAAGCAAGCAGTGTCACAGACATGAACGATTCTATGTTACAATCCGGTCAAATTGTTGAATCTGTTTACGATAACGCTAAATCCATGCTTGCTTTGTCTAGTCATTCTGAAAAGCGCGCTCAAGAGGGGAACCAATTAATTCAATCACTTGCTGCAGATATGGAGAATGTGAATGAAACAGTAACGGCTGCTAACCTTCTTATGTCGGAGCTACATGACCAGACAGAATCAATTTCAACGATTTTACAAAAAATAAACAATGTTACCGAACAAACAAATCTACTTGCTTTAAACGCTGCTATTGAGGCTGCACGCGCAGGTGAAGCTGGCAAAGGCTTTGCCGTTGTCGCTGGTGAAGTTCGTAAGCTTGCGGAGGATTCAAAAAAATCGACAGCTGAAATTGCTGATATCCTTAAAGGCATTGAACAAAAAACAAAGCTTGTGTCGGAGCAAGTCGACCGTGGCCAACAGGTTGTCACGTCCAGTTTAGAAACGACCGAGAAAACAAAATATACGTTCGGTAGAGTCGTGTTCAATTCAAATGAAGTGCTTAAAAAAGCAAATGAAGTGTTGCAGCAGGTGGAAGCACTGGAAAAGACATCAACCGCTGTTATAGATGAAATTACAGCTTTATCAAGTGTATCAGAGCAATCTAGCGCTTCTGTAGAAGAAATTCTCGCAAGTGTTGATGAACAAAACACACGTATTGAAAACATTTCTAGTTCTTTTAAAAGTCTTGAAACATTAACAAAGGAACTAACAACTACCTTAAAATCAAAAAACTGACACTCTCCACCTAAAGGAAATGAGCTTTCTCGTTCGAGAGATTCTGTAAGGTTCACTTCTCCTAGAGAAACTGTTGGGACATTTTCCATTGAAT from Bacillus sp. HMF5848 includes these protein-coding regions:
- the uvrA gene encoding excinuclease ABC subunit UvrA gives rise to the protein MPMDKLVIKGARAHNLKNIDVTIPRDQLVVLTGLSGSGKSSLAFDTIYAEGQRRYVESLSAYARQFLGQMDKPDVDAIDGLSPAISIDQKTTSRNPRSTVGTVTEIYDYLRLLFARIGRPTCPIHNIEITSQTIEQMVDRIVMYPERTKIQVLAPLVQGRKGTHVKVFEDIKKQGYVRVRVNGEMLELSDDIELEKNKKHSIEVVVDRIVIKEGVAARLSDSLETALKLGEGRVLIDVMGEEELLFSELHACPHCGFSIGELEPRMFSFNSPFGACPDCDGLGSKLEVDIDLVIPNKELSLHGHAIAPWEPTSSQYYPQLLQAVCNHYGIDMDVPISELPQHLLDKVLYGSNGEEIYFRYENDFGQVRENYITFEGVLSNVNRRYHETSSDYIREQMEKYMAQHDCHTCKGNRLKRESLAVLIQEHHIGHVTQFSITEASEFFQSLKLSEKDAKIAYMILREIQERLSFLINVGLDYLTLNRAAGTLSGGEAQRIRLATQIGSRLTGVLYILDEPSIGLHQRDNDRLIQTLQNMRDIGNTLIVVEHDEDTMLAADHLIDIGPGAGVHGGEIVSQGTPKDVMNDPNSLTGQYLSGKRFIPLPDERRKPDERFIEIVGAKENNLKSVKVKFPLGMFVAVTGVSGSGKSTLINEILHKSLAMKLHKAKSKPGAHKSIKGVEHLDKVIDIDQSPIGRTPRSNPATYTGVFDDIRDVYATTNEAKVRGYKKGRFSFNVKGGRCEACRGDGIIKIEMHFLPDVYVPCEVCHGKRYNRETLEVKYKDKNISDILNMTVEDAVSFFENIPKIRRKLETLYDVGLGYITLGQPATTLSGGEAQRVKLASELHRRSTGRSLYILDEPTTGLHVDDISRLLIVLQRLVENGDTVLVIEHNLDVIKAADYIVDLGPEGGDKGGTIVATGTPEEVVQVRESYTGKYLKPILERDRERMKALIREKEALTK
- the uvrB gene encoding excinuclease ABC subunit UvrB — encoded protein: MKDRFELVSKYSPQGDQPKAIEAIVNGLHAGKKHQTLLGATGTGKTFTISNVIKEVNRPTLIIAHNKTLAGQLYSEFKEFFPNNAVEYFVSYYDYYQPEAYVPSTDTFIEKDASINDEIDKLRHSATTSLFERRDVIIIASVSCIYGLGSPEEYSDLVASLRVGMEVERNQLLRKLVDIQYERNDINFHRGTFRVRGDVVEIFPASRDEHCIRIEFFGDEIDRIREVDALTGEILGEREHVAIFPASHFVTREEKMQQAIKNIEKELEERLAELHENGKLLEAQRLEQRTRYDLEMMREMGFCSGIENYSRHLTLRPPGSTPYTLLDFFPDDFLIVIDESHVTLPQVRGMYNGDQARKQVLVDHGFRLPSAMDNRPLKFNEFEEHINQVVYISATPGPYEIEHSPEMIEQIIRPTGLLDPTIDVRPIEGQIDDLVGEIHQRVERNERVLVTTLTKKMSEDLTDYLKDIGMKVSYLHSEINTLERIEIIRDLRIGKYDVLIGINLLREGLDIPEVSLVAILDADKEGFLRAERSLIQTIGRAARNANGHVIMYADKITKSMRIALDETQRRRTMQEEHNEKHGITPQTIKKDIRDVIRATHAAEDTEGYGDKPKAGKLSKAEREKVLAELEREMKDAAKALDFEKAAELRDVIFELKSQG
- a CDS encoding DUF2198 family protein; this translates as MLSIVLAIFVPCLLVILFTRVTYNHYVGLALTATLLLVSFIKIHTYTWTIMWIDMASMTVGFLYSRKQVLKGKKK
- a CDS encoding methyl-accepting chemotaxis protein, encoding MLALSSHSEKRAQEGNQLIQSLAADMENVNETVTAANLLMSELHDQTESISTILQKINNVTEQTNLLALNAAIEAARAGEAGKGFAVVAGEVRKLAEDSKKSTAEIADILKGIEQKTKLVSEQVDRGQQVVTSSLETTEKTKYTFGRVVFNSNEVLKKANEVLQQVEALEKTSTAVIDEITALSSVSEQSSASVEEILASVDEQNTRIENISSSFKSLETLTKELTTTLKSKN